GGTGAACATCAGGACGCCGCTTTTCGCCGCGAAGTACGGGAAGTTCTTGGTGTTGACCAGCCCCTTCTCGCTGGAGGCGTAGCCGACGTTGACGATCCGGCCGTAGCCCTGCTCGCGCATCGGCCCCAGCGCGGCCTTCGAGCAGAGGTAGGTCCCGTTGATGTTCGTCTCCAGCACCGTGTTCCAGGTGGCGAAGTCGATGTCTTCCCAGTGGCAGGGCGCGAACGCGCCGACGTTGTTGACGAGGATATCGACCGTCCCGAGGTCGGCCTCGACGCGCTCGAACATCCCGGCCACGTCCTCGGGCTCGGTGACATCCCCCTGGACGACCGTCGTCTGGACGCCGGCTTTCGCGGCCCGGTCGGCGACCTCGTTCGCGGCGTCGTCGCTCGTCCGGTAATGGACGGCCGCGTCCGCGCCGCGGTCGGCCAGCGCCAGCAGGAGTCCGCGGCCGACGCCTTTGGCGCTCCCGGTGACGAGTGCTGTCTGTCCGGTGAGATCCGGTTCGATCATACCCCTCATTCGGGCGCGGCGATAAAAGTCACAGTGGTGGTTTCGGAAGCGACGGCTTTGTCTCACGACGCAAGTCGTAGGCTTTCGCCTCGACAGCCTGTAAGTCGAGACGTTGTGGTGCACTCTTCGAAGCGTGTCCGCTATCTCTCGCGGTATCTGTTGTCGACGAGCACAGCGGCGACACCACCGCCAACTAACATCCGAAGCCAGTACGTCACCCCCCGGTAGATGACGACGGCAGCCGTCGCGGTAGTCGTCGCAATCCCAGTCGTAGAGACAACCCGGAGAATGAACGCTGTCTCGACGCCGCCCAGACCGCCCGGTAGCGCAAGTCGAACCCGCGCACGACGAATAACGCAAACCCGGTGATCGCCATCCCGATCGACGGGAAGAAATGGAGCGTGTCGACGCTGGCGATGGCAGCCAATCCGTCCTCGTACTCTGTGTCGGCAGCCTCGGAAACCAGGAGCGCACTGATCGGTTCGCCACCGGCCTGGCCGAACGGCGTGACCTGGTTCGCAAACGTCGCGGCGACGAACACGAGAATCGCTCGTGCCCGGGAAATCGGCGTCCCGAGTGCACGCAGGACAGTGTGCAGACAGAGTCCCCAGGCGCTCTGCCAGAGGACGACGAGACCGACCATTGCGGCGATGGCGA
This window of the Halapricum desulfuricans genome carries:
- a CDS encoding SDR family NAD(P)-dependent oxidoreductase, translating into MIEPDLTGQTALVTGSAKGVGRGLLLALADRGADAAVHYRTSDDAANEVADRAAKAGVQTTVVQGDVTEPEDVAGMFERVEADLGTVDILVNNVGAFAPCHWEDIDFATWNTVLETNINGTYLCSKAALGPMREQGYGRIVNVGYASSEKGLVNTKNFPYFAAKSGVLMFTRMLAADTQHDGITVNAVSPYVVENSDEFPAEAPRGRWATTDDVAQVMLFFLDPDSGYISGQNVEVDGGWLPETV
- a CDS encoding lysylphosphatidylglycerol synthase domain-containing protein is translated as MVGLVVLWQSAWGLCLHTVLRALGTPISRARAILVFVAATFANQVTPFGQAGGEPISALLVSEAADTEYEDGLAAIASVDTLHFFPSIGMAITGFALFVVRGFDLRYRAVWAASRQRSFSGLSLRLGLRRLPRRLPSSSTGG